Proteins from one Gossypium raimondii isolate GPD5lz chromosome 8, ASM2569854v1, whole genome shotgun sequence genomic window:
- the LOC105791614 gene encoding uncharacterized protein LOC105791614 isoform X2, which translates to MICFREGSLPLPDVSNTSFGELVALSNSSFEGAQVLQNSEQCYPVPRNMTMKLTNEQISARVLYFGLFNGVGPTRTQSKMIVRGPSYSFAANISVEGCITSSMQGQYCNQTVELLSCGLSRNNSGNGSASGFFNQSMLSCRNNFVTSCLGDEEMKIYTLEILRVAEFLTVSAENVRLRPVNNSGNSSGIDLMCFARYGAMPSATLHDFSGNLNKSPLVINSPKVGQWYISILALNLSKETGGSQSNVSKVCYSLELQELECPLGKAGPNCLSERYMLQTVLRKDSTPFESYFLPYSEKVMSDAANFLLEPLLSNYSFGGLNTWTYFILDIPHGAAGGNLHIRLTSDRKLNYEIYVRNGGLPSLVNWDYYYVNKTSNSHGSMFFALYSSSEEKADFYILYVREGTWNIALRNLNSTDGTSNRQTTMSVSLERCPKRCSYHGDCKSALDASGLTSYSFCACDRTHGGFDCSIEIVSRQGHIWQSIALIASNAAAVLPAFWALRQKAFAEWVIYTSSGISSGLYHACDVGTWCALSFGVLQFFDFWLSFLAVVSTFVYLTTIGEVYKRAIHTVVAILTALMAITKATRPSNVILVMAIGALALLVGWLIEFSTKYRSLSFSMDLCLNSLERRRIREWVNSLVKTIMKRFRWGFLLAGFMALAMAAISRDLENSQNYWIWHSVWHVTIYTSSFFFLCSKVITINSGNERPTDANYQLTRQDSLSRG; encoded by the exons ATGATATGTTTCAGAGAAGGCAGCCTTCCATTGCCAGATGTCTCAAACACTTCATTTGGAG AACTAGTTGCACTATCTAACAGCTCTTTTGAAGGAGCACAAGTGCTTCAAAATTCAGAGCAGTGTTATCCTGTACCAAGAAATATGACAATGAAGTTGACAAACGAGCAG ATATCTGCCAGGGTTTTGTATTTTGGTCTTTTCAATGGTGTTGGGCCTACAAGAACACAGTCAAAGATG ATTGTTCGAGGCCCTTCTTACTCCTTTGCAGCCAATATTAGCGTGGAAGGATGTATAACCTCATCAATGCAGGGGCAATATTGCAACCAAACTGTTGAACTGCTTTCATGTGGTCTATCTCGCAATAATTCTGGAAATGGTTCGGCATCTGGGTTTTTCAATCAAAGCATGCTTTCATGCAGGAACAATTTTGTGACCTCTTGCCTTGGAGatgaagaaatgaaaatatacaCCTTAGAGATACTACGAGTAGCTGAATTTTTAACCGTTTCAGCAGAAAATGTAAGGTTAAGACCTGTAAATAACTCTGGGAATAGTAGTGGAATTGACTTAATGTGCTTTGCTCGTTATGGTGCTATGCCTTCAGCTACTCTACATGATTTTTCTGGTAACTTAAATAAATCCCCCTTGGTCATTAACTCCCCAAAGGTTGGTCAATGGTATATTTCTATTCTAGCTCTAAATCTCTCGAAGGAAACTGGTGGATCTCAAAGTAATGTTTCAAAAGTTTGCTATTCCCTAGAACTACAAGAACTCGAATGTCCACTGGGGAAGGCTGGGCCAAATTGTTTATCCGAAAGATACATGCTTCAG ACGGTTCTCAGGAAAGATTCCACCCCTTTTGAGTCCTATTTTTTGCCATATAGTGAGAAAGTGATGTCGGATGCTGCCAATTTTCTTCTTGAGCCCCTTTTAAGCAACTACTCATTTGGAGGACTCAATACCTGGACTTATTTTATCCTGGACATTCCCCATGGTGCAGCTGGTGGAAATCTTCATATTCGGCTGACGTCAGATAGAAAgctaaattatgaaatatatgttagAAATGGCGGATTGCCATCGCTTGTTAACTGGGACTATTATTATGTAAACAAGACAAGCAACAGTCATGGCTCCATGTTTTTCGCTTTGTACAGTTCAAGTGAAGAAAAGGCCGATTTTTACATCTTATATGTTAGGGAAGGAACCTGGAATATTGCTTTAAGGAATCTAAACAGCACTGATGGCACTTCCAATAGGCAGACTACCATGTCTGTTTCACTTGAAAGATGCCCGAAAAGGTGCTCCTATCATGGTGATTGCAAATCTGCTCTTGATGCAAGTGGATTAACATCATACAG CTTTTGTGCCTGTGACCGTACCCATGGAGGCTTTGATTGTAGCATTGAGATTGTATCCCGTCAAG GACACATATGGCAATCAATTGCTCTAATCGCGTCAAATGCTGCAGCTGTGCTTCCTGCTTTTTGGGCTCTCAGGCAGAAG GCTTTTGCAGAATGGGTGATCTACACATCAAGTGGAATTTCAAGTGGATTATATCATGCATGTGATGTGGGCACCTGGTGTGCATTATCCTTTGGTGTCTTACAG TTTTTTGACTTTTGGCTCTCATTCTTGGCCGTGGTGAGCACCTTTGTTTACCTCACAACAATTGGTGAAGTTTATAAAAGGGCAATCCATACGGTTGTGGCTATCCTTACTGCCCTGATGGCCATAACTAAGGCAACCAG GCCCTCGAATGTTATTCTAGTGATGGCAATTGGAGCGCTAGCCCTTCTTGTTGGGTGGTTGATAGAATTCTCTACCAAGTATAGATCGCTTTCCTTTTCAATGGATTTATGTCTAAATTCGCTTGAGAG ACGGCGGATCCGAGAATGGGTGAACAGTCTTGTAAAAACCATAATGAAACGATTTCGTTGGGGTTTTCTGCTTGCTGGTTTTATGGCACTGGCCATGGCAGCAATAAGCAGGGATCTCGAGAACAGTCAAAACTACTGGATTTGGCACAG TGTTTGGCACGTCACCATATACACATCTTCCTTCTTCTTCCTCTGTTCAAAAGTAATCACCATAAACAGTGGGAACGAAAGACCCACAGATGCAAACTATCAGTTAACTCGCCAAGATTCTCTCTCAAGAGGTTAA
- the LOC105791614 gene encoding uncharacterized protein LOC105791614 isoform X1: protein MAENSILCSVSSLILSLFTLFPCLFGHGNSIEQLAGYNTFTISSFKYPETQIRPFDMRYIRVDLPPWFSSMSIALKSSVNLDIKSVEKVPKSALPMICFREGSLPLPDVSNTSFGELVALSNSSFEGAQVLQNSEQCYPVPRNMTMKLTNEQISARVLYFGLFNGVGPTRTQSKMIVRGPSYSFAANISVEGCITSSMQGQYCNQTVELLSCGLSRNNSGNGSASGFFNQSMLSCRNNFVTSCLGDEEMKIYTLEILRVAEFLTVSAENVRLRPVNNSGNSSGIDLMCFARYGAMPSATLHDFSGNLNKSPLVINSPKVGQWYISILALNLSKETGGSQSNVSKVCYSLELQELECPLGKAGPNCLSERYMLQTVLRKDSTPFESYFLPYSEKVMSDAANFLLEPLLSNYSFGGLNTWTYFILDIPHGAAGGNLHIRLTSDRKLNYEIYVRNGGLPSLVNWDYYYVNKTSNSHGSMFFALYSSSEEKADFYILYVREGTWNIALRNLNSTDGTSNRQTTMSVSLERCPKRCSYHGDCKSALDASGLTSYSFCACDRTHGGFDCSIEIVSRQGHIWQSIALIASNAAAVLPAFWALRQKAFAEWVIYTSSGISSGLYHACDVGTWCALSFGVLQFFDFWLSFLAVVSTFVYLTTIGEVYKRAIHTVVAILTALMAITKATRPSNVILVMAIGALALLVGWLIEFSTKYRSLSFSMDLCLNSLERRRIREWVNSLVKTIMKRFRWGFLLAGFMALAMAAISRDLENSQNYWIWHSVWHVTIYTSSFFFLCSKVITINSGNERPTDANYQLTRQDSLSRG from the exons ATGGCAGAAAATTCGATTCTTTGCTCTGTTTCTAGCTTGATTCTAAGTCTTTTCACTCTCTTTCCTTGTTTATTTGGGCACGGTAATTCAATTGAGCAACTTGCTGGATATAACACCTTTACTATATCTAGCTTCAAATACCCAGAAACCCAGATCAGACCCTTTGATATGCGCTATATACGAG TTGATTTACCTCCATGGTTCTCCTCAATGTCAATAGCATTGAAGTCAAGTGTCAACCTT GATATTAAAAGTGTTGAAAAAGTTCCTAAAAGTGCGCTGCCGATGATATGTTTCAGAGAAGGCAGCCTTCCATTGCCAGATGTCTCAAACACTTCATTTGGAG AACTAGTTGCACTATCTAACAGCTCTTTTGAAGGAGCACAAGTGCTTCAAAATTCAGAGCAGTGTTATCCTGTACCAAGAAATATGACAATGAAGTTGACAAACGAGCAG ATATCTGCCAGGGTTTTGTATTTTGGTCTTTTCAATGGTGTTGGGCCTACAAGAACACAGTCAAAGATG ATTGTTCGAGGCCCTTCTTACTCCTTTGCAGCCAATATTAGCGTGGAAGGATGTATAACCTCATCAATGCAGGGGCAATATTGCAACCAAACTGTTGAACTGCTTTCATGTGGTCTATCTCGCAATAATTCTGGAAATGGTTCGGCATCTGGGTTTTTCAATCAAAGCATGCTTTCATGCAGGAACAATTTTGTGACCTCTTGCCTTGGAGatgaagaaatgaaaatatacaCCTTAGAGATACTACGAGTAGCTGAATTTTTAACCGTTTCAGCAGAAAATGTAAGGTTAAGACCTGTAAATAACTCTGGGAATAGTAGTGGAATTGACTTAATGTGCTTTGCTCGTTATGGTGCTATGCCTTCAGCTACTCTACATGATTTTTCTGGTAACTTAAATAAATCCCCCTTGGTCATTAACTCCCCAAAGGTTGGTCAATGGTATATTTCTATTCTAGCTCTAAATCTCTCGAAGGAAACTGGTGGATCTCAAAGTAATGTTTCAAAAGTTTGCTATTCCCTAGAACTACAAGAACTCGAATGTCCACTGGGGAAGGCTGGGCCAAATTGTTTATCCGAAAGATACATGCTTCAG ACGGTTCTCAGGAAAGATTCCACCCCTTTTGAGTCCTATTTTTTGCCATATAGTGAGAAAGTGATGTCGGATGCTGCCAATTTTCTTCTTGAGCCCCTTTTAAGCAACTACTCATTTGGAGGACTCAATACCTGGACTTATTTTATCCTGGACATTCCCCATGGTGCAGCTGGTGGAAATCTTCATATTCGGCTGACGTCAGATAGAAAgctaaattatgaaatatatgttagAAATGGCGGATTGCCATCGCTTGTTAACTGGGACTATTATTATGTAAACAAGACAAGCAACAGTCATGGCTCCATGTTTTTCGCTTTGTACAGTTCAAGTGAAGAAAAGGCCGATTTTTACATCTTATATGTTAGGGAAGGAACCTGGAATATTGCTTTAAGGAATCTAAACAGCACTGATGGCACTTCCAATAGGCAGACTACCATGTCTGTTTCACTTGAAAGATGCCCGAAAAGGTGCTCCTATCATGGTGATTGCAAATCTGCTCTTGATGCAAGTGGATTAACATCATACAG CTTTTGTGCCTGTGACCGTACCCATGGAGGCTTTGATTGTAGCATTGAGATTGTATCCCGTCAAG GACACATATGGCAATCAATTGCTCTAATCGCGTCAAATGCTGCAGCTGTGCTTCCTGCTTTTTGGGCTCTCAGGCAGAAG GCTTTTGCAGAATGGGTGATCTACACATCAAGTGGAATTTCAAGTGGATTATATCATGCATGTGATGTGGGCACCTGGTGTGCATTATCCTTTGGTGTCTTACAG TTTTTTGACTTTTGGCTCTCATTCTTGGCCGTGGTGAGCACCTTTGTTTACCTCACAACAATTGGTGAAGTTTATAAAAGGGCAATCCATACGGTTGTGGCTATCCTTACTGCCCTGATGGCCATAACTAAGGCAACCAG GCCCTCGAATGTTATTCTAGTGATGGCAATTGGAGCGCTAGCCCTTCTTGTTGGGTGGTTGATAGAATTCTCTACCAAGTATAGATCGCTTTCCTTTTCAATGGATTTATGTCTAAATTCGCTTGAGAG ACGGCGGATCCGAGAATGGGTGAACAGTCTTGTAAAAACCATAATGAAACGATTTCGTTGGGGTTTTCTGCTTGCTGGTTTTATGGCACTGGCCATGGCAGCAATAAGCAGGGATCTCGAGAACAGTCAAAACTACTGGATTTGGCACAG TGTTTGGCACGTCACCATATACACATCTTCCTTCTTCTTCCTCTGTTCAAAAGTAATCACCATAAACAGTGGGAACGAAAGACCCACAGATGCAAACTATCAGTTAACTCGCCAAGATTCTCTCTCAAGAGGTTAA